GGGGATCGACGACGACTCCGTCTACCTGTGCTCGCCGGAGGTCGCCACCGCGGCGGCAATCAAGGGCGAGATCGTGGACCCGCGGGACCTCGCCGACGAACTCGGCGACCTCGAGGATCCCGGGTTCGAGCTCCCCGACCAGTACGACGGCTCGAAGACGGACCTCATCGCGCCCGACGAGGCCGTCGACGACGAGCTCGTGAAGGGCCCGAACATCAAGGACGTCCCGCTGAAGGACGCGCTCGACGCGGAGCTCCGCGGCGAGAACCTCCTGAAGATGGGGGACAACATCACGACCGACCACATCACGCCCGCGAACGCGGACGCCCTGATGTACCGGTCGAACATCCCCGAGTACTCGAAGTTCACGCTCACGCGGATCGACGAGACGTTCCCCGAGCGCGCCGAGGCCGCCGACGGCGGCGTCCTCGTCGCGGGCGAGAACTACGGCCAGGGGTCGAGCCGCGAGCACGCCGCGATGTGCCCGATGTACCTCGGAATCGACGCGGTGTTCGCGCAGAGCTTCGCGCGCATCCACAAGGCGAACCTCTTCAACTTCGGCATCGTGCCGTTCGCGATCGACGCCGAGGACTACGAGGAGATCGACCAGGGCGACGAGCTCGCGGTCGTCGACGACATCCGCGAGGGCGTCGAGTCCGGCCAGGAGGAGTTCACGGTCAGCGTGAACGGCGACTGGGAGTTCACGGCGACGCTGGACGCGTCCGAGCGCGAGCGCGACATGCTCGCGGTCGGCGGGAAGCTCCCGTGGACGAAGGAGCAGGCGACCGGTGACGACGGCAGCGGCGCGACGCCCGCGGACGACTGAGGACGCAGGCGGCTCTCTCCCTCTCTCTTTCCGGTCGCGTAGCGGTCGCGTCGATGGGCTCCTGGGGGCTCGGTGATGGGTTCGTTGAGACGCTGGCGGCGCGGCGGGAACCTTCAAGCCCCTAGACTGACTAGTCGGTCAGCATGAGCGAGACAGAGTCCGCGGCGGCGCGGTCGGAGGCGGTCCAGCAGATCATGCGCGGGACGTACGAGGCGCTGTGCGAGCGCGGGTACGCGGACCTGCGGATGGTCGACATCGCGGACCGCACGGACCTCTCGAAGTCGACGCTGCACTATCACTTCGACTCGAAGCACGACCTCCTCCTCGCGTTCCTCGAGTACCTCTACGAGGACTTCGAGCGCGAACTCGCAGCGATCGCCGGCGACGACCCCGGCGAGCGACTGCGCGAGCTCGTCCGGACGGCGTACCACGACGACGACGACGGCCGCGAGGAGCTCCGCGTCGCCATCCTCGAGATCGAGGCGCAGGCGCCGTACGACGACGCGTTCCGCGACCGCCTCCGGCGCTTCGACCGCCTGCTGCACGACGTCGTCCGGTCGAACGTCGAGGAGGGCAAGGAGACCGGGCGATTCCGGCGGGACGTGGACGCGGACGCGGTCGCGACGTTCGTCGCGACGGCACTGACGGGCGCACACAACCGGCGCGTCAGCCTCGGCGTCGACACGAGCGACGTCGAGACGATGTTGCTCGACTA
Above is a genomic segment from Halorubellus sp. JP-L1 containing:
- a CDS encoding TetR/AcrR family transcriptional regulator, producing the protein MSETESAAARSEAVQQIMRGTYEALCERGYADLRMVDIADRTDLSKSTLHYHFDSKHDLLLAFLEYLYEDFERELAAIAGDDPGERLRELVRTAYHDDDDGREELRVAILEIEAQAPYDDAFRDRLRRFDRLLHDVVRSNVEEGKETGRFRRDVDADAVATFVATALTGAHNRRVSLGVDTSDVETMLLDYLDERLVEDGSD